In the Besnoitia besnoiti strain Bb-Ger1 chromosome XII, whole genome shotgun sequence genome, one interval contains:
- a CDS encoding hypothetical protein (encoded by transcript BESB_023260), which translates to MTTIRSVSRRKHVNATLVCGSAVDFLRSGMDPGATDAAGDSAVLAASRQPESFDQEPFWDEFFDHYCISKPLEAQSLVNQRGSGGDSCLHAAAAGQRGSLVRKLLYWGADLAMLNDRGERPAVQSHWIQDLDANPLLQAGASNPGKCHTTERRRCSQHVQPACGRM; encoded by the exons ATGACTACGATCAGGTCAGTCTCCCGTCGTAAACACGTGAACGCCACGTTGGTATGTGGCTCG GCCGTCGACTTCCTCCGCTCTGGCATGGACCCCGGTGCCACGGATGCAGCTGGCGACTCTGCGGTTCTTGCTGCATCAAGGCAGCCGGAATCGTTCGACCAGGAGCCCTTCTGGGATGAGTTTTTCGACCACTATTGTATCTCGAAACCCCTCGAGGCCCAGTCCCTCGTGAACCAGCGCGGCTCCGGAGGTGACTCGTGTCTccacgctgctgcggcggggcAACGAGGTAGCCTCGTGCGTAAACTTCTTTACTGGGGCGCCGACCTGGCTATGCTGAACGACCGTGGCGAACGCCCTGCAGTCCAGAGCCACTGGATTCAGGATTTAGACGCCAACCCTCTGCTCCAGGCCGGCGCGAGCAACCCGGGCAAGTGCCACAcgacagagaggcggcgtTGTTCGCAGCATGTGCAGCCTGCGTGTGGACGCATGTAG
- a CDS encoding hypothetical protein (encoded by transcript BESB_023270): protein MAAETEDYLGAHRRHAFYVTPESTSAEQWGSVFESIRGDDFEGFVKSLELAAPGNGCVEQSSPNEQHEDDKPQPPRPVEVEISGCHSIIAHAAAFSEKCLIYLVETLGCDVNLRSSG from the exons ATGGCAGCTGAAACTGAAGACTACCTGGGCGCTCATAGGCGGCACGCCTTTTACGTCACACCGGAGAGTACCTCTGCAGAGCAGTGGGGCAGCGTATTTGAAAGCATTCGCGGCGACGATTTTGAAGGCTTTGTAAAG TCTCTGGAGCTGGCAGCACCGGGAAATGGGTGCGTAGAACAAAGTAGTCCAAACGAACAACATGAAGACGACAagcctcagcctccgcgtcccGTGGAAGTCGAGATATCTGGATGTCATTCAATCATtgcgcacgccgcagctTTCTCTGAAAAGTGTCTCATCTATCTTGTCGAGACGCTTGGGTGTGATGTAAATTTACGCAGCTCAGGTTAG